One Lepus europaeus isolate LE1 chromosome X, mLepTim1.pri, whole genome shotgun sequence genomic window carries:
- the HDAC6 gene encoding histone deacetylase 6 isoform X2, producing the protein MTSTGPESTTARSRRSRHNPQSSPQDSSGTPKRSVKKGALPRCSPNLTEIKKKGKMKKLSQAAEEYLITGLQELDLDSEAKTPVGTGLVFDDQLNEFHCLWDDSFPEGPERLHAIKEQLIQEGILDRCVSFHARFAEKEELMLVHR; encoded by the exons ATGACCTCCACTGGCCCGGAGTCCACCACAGCCAGGTCCCGAAGGAGTAGGCACAACCCCCAGTCGTCCCCTCAGGACTCCAGCGGCACCCCG AAACGAAGTGTTAAGAAGGGCGCTTTACCTCGCTGCAGTCCCAACCTGACAGAGATAAAGAAGAAAGGCAAAATGAAGAAGCTCAGCCAAGCAGCCGAAGAATACCTAATCACGGGGCTGCAAGAGCTG GATCTGGACTCTGAGGCCAAGACGCCGGTTGGCACTGGTTTGGTGTTCGATGATCAGCTCAATGAATTCCACTGCCTCTGGGATGACAG TTTCCCAGAAGGTCCTGAGCGGCTCCATGCCATCAAGGAGCAACTGATACAGGAGGGCATCCTGGATCGCTGTGTATCCTTTCAC GCGCGGTTTGCAGAAAAGGAGGAGCTGATGTTGGTTCACAGGTGA